The following proteins come from a genomic window of Microbacterium sp. JZ31:
- the phnN gene encoding phosphonate metabolism protein/1,5-bisphosphokinase (PRPP-forming) PhnN: protein MSPDLQQRTGAFVAVVGPSGAGKDAVIAYARERLEPHGVVFARRVITRPAGPAEECASATEEQFAQLQDGGSFALAWRAHGLAYGIPAEYARRAENGEVVVANVSRSVLSELPDRFPRAFAVRITVPEDVRRARIAARGREDDAGVAARVSRPDPAPDHPVDLEIVNDGTLEQAGERLVTFLRGVVDS from the coding sequence GTGTCGCCTGACCTGCAGCAGCGGACGGGCGCCTTCGTCGCGGTCGTCGGGCCGAGCGGAGCCGGCAAGGACGCGGTCATCGCGTACGCCCGCGAGCGTCTCGAGCCTCACGGCGTCGTGTTCGCGCGCCGGGTGATCACCCGGCCCGCCGGGCCCGCGGAGGAGTGCGCCTCGGCGACCGAGGAGCAGTTCGCGCAGCTGCAGGACGGCGGATCCTTCGCGCTCGCGTGGCGCGCGCACGGTCTCGCATACGGGATCCCGGCCGAGTACGCGCGGCGCGCGGAGAACGGCGAGGTCGTGGTCGCGAACGTGTCGCGGTCGGTGCTCTCGGAGCTGCCGGATCGCTTCCCGCGCGCGTTCGCCGTGCGGATCACCGTGCCCGAGGACGTGCGGCGGGCGCGGATCGCGGCGCGCGGCAGGGAGGACGACGCCGGCGTCGCCGCGCGCGTGTCACGCCCCGACCCGGCACCGGATCATCCGGTCGACCTCGAGATCGTCAACGACGGCACGCTGGAGCAGGCGGGGGAGCGGCTCGTCACCTTCCTGCGCGGCGTGGTCGACAGCTGA
- a CDS encoding alpha-D-ribose 1-methylphosphonate 5-triphosphate diphosphatase, with product MSNETVFTNARVVLDDQVIHGSVRVADGAIVDVSDTVATAGEDLGGDFLMPGVVELHTDQVEAHFQPRPKRYWDPIPAVIAHDAQMAASGMTTVLDALRIGTGPTDGNNMAKNARTLIDAVVHAAESGLLRADHFVHLRCEVSTPDVVEVFDEVGAHDRVRMISLMDHTPGQRQYADVEAFRTYMVGKGRLTNEEFDGHVAELHRLSAQYADPHRRLMAERATSRGITMAAHDDATQAHVDEGVALGVGISEFPTTVDAARAAREAGQLVVMGAPNIVRGGSHSGNVAASDLLSLGLLDILSSDYVPASPLQAAFLLFARGGVSLPEASKLISANPARAVGLDDRGAIEPGKRADVIRVHAYDEAPTEQHPLGAPVPIVRGVWREGTRVA from the coding sequence ATGAGCAACGAGACCGTCTTCACCAACGCGCGCGTGGTGCTGGACGACCAGGTGATCCACGGATCCGTCCGCGTCGCCGACGGGGCGATCGTGGACGTGTCCGACACGGTCGCGACTGCAGGCGAGGATCTCGGCGGCGACTTCCTGATGCCGGGCGTCGTCGAGCTGCACACCGACCAGGTCGAGGCGCACTTCCAGCCCCGGCCGAAGCGGTACTGGGACCCGATCCCGGCCGTGATCGCGCACGACGCGCAGATGGCAGCGTCGGGCATGACGACCGTGCTCGACGCGCTGCGGATCGGCACCGGGCCGACCGACGGCAACAACATGGCCAAGAACGCCCGCACGCTGATCGACGCCGTGGTGCACGCGGCCGAGTCGGGCCTGCTGCGGGCCGACCACTTCGTGCACCTGCGCTGCGAGGTGTCGACGCCCGACGTCGTCGAGGTGTTCGACGAGGTCGGCGCGCACGATCGCGTCCGCATGATCTCGCTCATGGATCACACGCCGGGGCAGCGGCAGTACGCCGACGTGGAGGCGTTCCGCACCTACATGGTCGGCAAGGGGCGCCTGACGAACGAGGAGTTCGACGGGCACGTCGCCGAGCTGCACCGCCTGTCGGCGCAGTACGCGGATCCGCACCGACGGCTGATGGCCGAGCGCGCCACCTCCCGCGGCATCACGATGGCGGCGCACGACGATGCCACCCAGGCGCACGTGGACGAGGGCGTCGCGCTGGGGGTCGGGATCTCCGAGTTCCCGACCACGGTGGACGCCGCGCGCGCCGCCCGCGAGGCGGGGCAGCTCGTGGTGATGGGCGCGCCGAACATCGTGCGCGGCGGCTCGCACTCCGGCAACGTCGCGGCGTCGGATCTGCTCTCCCTCGGGCTGCTGGACATCCTCTCGAGCGACTACGTGCCCGCGAGCCCCCTGCAGGCCGCGTTCCTGCTGTTCGCGCGCGGCGGCGTGTCGCTTCCCGAGGCGTCGAAGCTCATCAGCGCGAATCCCGCGCGGGCGGTCGGACTGGACGACCGAGGCGCGATCGAGCCGGGCAAGCGAGCCGACGTCATCCGCGTCCACGCGTACGACGAGGCGCCCACCGAGCAGCACCCGCTCGGCGCCCCGGTGCCGATCGTGCGCGGCGTGTGGCGCGAGGGCACGCGTGTCGCCTGA